One genomic region from Sphingomicrobium aestuariivivum encodes:
- the rpmA gene encoding 50S ribosomal protein L27: MAHKKAGGSSRNGRDSNPKYLGVKKFGGESVVAGNIIVRQRGTKWYPGDNVGLGRDHTIFALTDGRVTFRDGKLGRKYVSVAPMGEAAE, encoded by the coding sequence ATGGCACATAAGAAAGCAGGCGGTTCGTCGCGTAACGGCCGCGATTCCAATCCGAAGTATCTCGGCGTCAAGAAGTTTGGCGGCGAGAGCGTCGTCGCAGGCAACATCATCGTGCGCCAGCGCGGTACCAAGTGGTACCCGGGCGACAATGTCGGCCTCGGCCGCGACCACACCATCTTTGCGCTTACCGACGGCCGAGTCACGTTCCGTGACGGCAAGCTCGGCCGCAAATATGTGAGCGTTGCCCCGATGGGCGAAGCTGCCGAATAG
- the rplU gene encoding 50S ribosomal protein L21, whose protein sequence is MFAVVRTGGKQYRVAPGDKIVVEKLAGEAGDSVTLDDVLLAGEGSDLQSTDGLTVAATIVAQAKGEKVTVFKKRRRHNYRRKRGHRQQHTILEIVSIGGKKAAAKKAPAKKADEKSTKDAAPAKKAATKKTTAAKKAPAKKPAAKKTESK, encoded by the coding sequence ATGTTCGCAGTCGTGCGCACCGGCGGTAAGCAGTATCGCGTTGCCCCCGGAGACAAGATCGTTGTCGAGAAACTCGCTGGTGAAGCGGGTGATTCGGTGACCCTCGATGACGTGCTGCTCGCCGGCGAAGGTTCGGACCTTCAGTCGACCGACGGCCTGACCGTTGCCGCCACCATCGTCGCCCAGGCGAAGGGTGAGAAGGTCACCGTCTTCAAGAAGCGTCGCCGTCACAACTACCGCCGCAAGCGGGGCCACCGCCAGCAGCACACGATCCTCGAGATCGTGTCGATCGGCGGCAAGAAGGCGGCCGCCAAGAAGGCGCCGGCCAAGAAGGCCGACGAGAAATCGACAAAGGATGCTGCACCTGCTAAGAAGGCGGCAACCAAGAAGACCACTGCGGCCAAGAAGGCTCCTGCCAAGAAGCCCGCGGCCAAGAAGACCGAGAGCAAGTAA
- the hspQ gene encoding heat shock protein HspQ: MSNAIPTARFAIGEVVRHRLLDFRGVIFDVDPEFDNTEEWYASIPEDIRPAKNQPFYHLMAENDETSYIAYVSQQNLVADDDEEEIVHPGIAAVFDGFEPGRYHLRPERRH; encoded by the coding sequence ATGAGTAATGCGATTCCCACCGCGCGCTTCGCCATCGGCGAGGTGGTGCGCCACCGCCTCCTCGATTTCCGCGGCGTGATCTTCGATGTCGACCCCGAGTTCGACAATACGGAGGAATGGTATGCGTCCATTCCCGAGGACATCCGGCCCGCGAAGAACCAGCCTTTCTACCACCTGATGGCCGAGAATGACGAGACGAGCTATATCGCCTATGTCAGCCAGCAGAACCTCGTCGCCGACGATGACGAGGAAGAGATCGTCCACCCCGGCATCGCGGCGGTCTTCGACGGCTTCGAGCCCGGCCGCTATCACCTGCGGCCAGAACGCCGCCACTGA
- a CDS encoding sensor histidine kinase has protein sequence MRGRLSLSAQVALIVALAILVAQSINFVMALHERRDRLIDEAVLPAAERLATVAELPQLLDRAERGARFRDARARRLGREGRRPPARRADIGREDPVPAIARPVPVAEALVKDRFERAGVEAQAIKAGLIPPPPHPQHAREARGELVLAARLEDGRWISLRVPGPEPLRPLVHRLVMHSLLVVLLVLVPTLLVLRSTASSLRRVTRAAERFDGRSAAPLAETGPRDVAALARALNDMQARITAMVSEKDVMLGAIGHDLRTPLTALRIEAEGVEDEAQRAALVEQVERLHAQFEAILELARSNRPLGPDQWVDTGPMLDRLAHQYEGRAVTIEPASPTRFPGDEAAVLRALANLIDNGLRHGNSVTLMQGIDGDRVSFRVEDEGPGIAEAERERLMRPFERGDESRNRATGGHGLGLAIVAAIMRRHRGTLRLADRADGKPGLAALLRFPHLPQDRQRLH, from the coding sequence ATCAACTTCGTCATGGCGCTGCACGAGCGCCGCGACCGGCTCATCGACGAGGCGGTGCTGCCCGCCGCCGAGCGGCTCGCCACCGTCGCCGAGTTGCCGCAGCTGCTCGATCGCGCCGAGCGGGGCGCCCGTTTTCGCGATGCCCGCGCCCGTCGCCTCGGCCGCGAGGGTCGCCGCCCGCCAGCGCGCCGTGCCGATATCGGTCGCGAGGATCCCGTTCCCGCCATCGCCCGCCCCGTCCCCGTTGCCGAAGCACTCGTCAAGGACCGCTTCGAGCGCGCCGGCGTGGAAGCGCAGGCGATCAAGGCGGGCCTCATCCCCCCGCCGCCCCATCCGCAACATGCCCGCGAGGCGCGCGGCGAGCTCGTCCTCGCCGCGCGGTTGGAGGACGGGCGCTGGATCAGCCTGCGCGTGCCCGGCCCCGAACCGCTGCGACCGCTCGTCCATCGTCTCGTGATGCACAGCCTGCTCGTCGTCCTGCTCGTGCTGGTGCCCACCCTCCTCGTCCTGCGCAGCACCGCGAGTTCGCTGCGGCGCGTCACGCGCGCCGCCGAGCGCTTCGACGGGCGCAGCGCCGCGCCGCTCGCCGAGACCGGTCCGCGCGACGTCGCCGCGCTCGCCCGTGCCCTCAACGACATGCAGGCGCGCATCACCGCGATGGTGTCCGAAAAGGACGTCATGCTCGGCGCCATCGGCCACGATTTGCGTACCCCGCTCACCGCATTGCGCATCGAGGCGGAGGGGGTGGAGGACGAGGCCCAGCGCGCCGCGCTCGTCGAGCAGGTCGAGCGGCTCCACGCGCAGTTCGAGGCGATCCTCGAGCTTGCCCGATCCAATCGCCCGCTCGGCCCTGACCAGTGGGTCGACACCGGCCCGATGCTCGATCGCCTCGCACACCAGTATGAAGGCAGGGCCGTCACCATCGAACCGGCATCGCCCACGCGCTTCCCGGGGGACGAGGCGGCCGTGCTGCGCGCGCTGGCCAACCTCATCGACAACGGCCTTCGCCACGGCAACAGCGTGACCCTCATGCAAGGTATCGATGGCGACCGCGTCTCGTTCCGCGTCGAGGACGAAGGCCCCGGCATTGCCGAGGCCGAGCGCGAGCGCCTGATGCGCCCCTTCGAGCGTGGTGATGAAAGCCGCAACCGCGCGACCGGCGGCCACGGCCTCGGCCTTGCCATCGTGGCGGCCATCATGCGGCGTCATCGCGGCACGCTGCGCCTTGCGGATCGTGCCGATGGCAAGCCCGGGCTCGCCGCCCTCCTGCGCTTCCCCCACTTGCCGCAGGACCGCCAGCGCCTACATTAG